A portion of the Thalassotalea sp. LPB0316 genome contains these proteins:
- the asnS gene encoding asparagine--tRNA ligase: MSVISITDVLAGKFPVGESISVHGWIRTRRDSKAGISFLAVHDGSCFDAIQAIVPNDLNNYASEVQKLTTGCSVKVTGILVESPGQGQAFEIQATEVEVFGFVEDPDTYPMAAKRHSLEFLREQGHLRARTNIGGAVTRVRNTLAQALHRFFHEKGYYWISTPLITGSDCEGAGEMFRVSTLDLENLPRDDKGAIDFTEDFFGKETFLTVSGQLNVETYACALSKVYTFGPTFRAENSNTSRHLAEFWMVEPEIAFAHLADAADLAEEMLKYVLKAVLDERPDDMAFFQQRVDKTVLDRLNNVINSDFVRMDYTDAIDILQNCGKKFENPVSWGVDLNSEHERYLAEEHVGGPVVLQNYPKDIKSFYMRLNDDGKTVAAMDILAPGIGEIIGGSEREERIDVLDKRLAEMNLDPVDYGWYRDLRRYGTVPHSGFGLGFERLVAYATGIGNIRDTIPFPRAPKTAAF; encoded by the coding sequence ATGTCAGTTATCTCAATTACTGATGTCTTAGCAGGTAAGTTTCCTGTAGGCGAATCTATCAGCGTTCACGGCTGGATCAGAACTCGTCGTGATTCTAAAGCTGGTATTTCATTTCTAGCGGTACACGACGGCTCATGTTTTGACGCAATTCAAGCAATCGTTCCTAATGACCTAAATAATTACGCATCAGAAGTACAAAAGCTAACCACGGGCTGTTCGGTTAAAGTAACCGGTATTTTGGTTGAATCACCGGGCCAGGGCCAAGCATTCGAAATTCAAGCAACAGAAGTTGAGGTATTTGGCTTTGTTGAAGACCCTGATACCTATCCGATGGCTGCTAAACGTCACAGTTTAGAATTTTTACGTGAGCAAGGTCACTTGCGCGCACGTACCAACATTGGTGGTGCAGTAACTCGTGTTCGCAATACATTAGCTCAGGCATTACACCGCTTTTTCCACGAAAAAGGCTATTACTGGATCAGCACACCATTAATTACCGGCAGTGACTGTGAAGGCGCAGGTGAAATGTTCCGCGTAAGTACGTTAGATTTAGAAAACTTACCACGTGACGATAAAGGCGCGATTGACTTTACTGAAGACTTTTTCGGTAAAGAAACGTTTTTAACGGTTTCTGGTCAATTAAACGTTGAAACTTACGCTTGTGCATTATCTAAAGTGTATACTTTTGGCCCAACGTTTCGCGCAGAGAACTCAAATACCTCACGTCACTTAGCAGAGTTTTGGATGGTTGAGCCAGAAATCGCTTTCGCCCACTTAGCTGATGCCGCTGACTTAGCCGAAGAAATGCTAAAATACGTGTTAAAAGCGGTATTAGATGAGCGCCCAGACGATATGGCATTCTTCCAACAACGCGTAGATAAAACAGTTTTAGACCGTTTAAATAACGTGATTAACTCTGATTTTGTTCGTATGGACTACACCGACGCGATTGACATTTTACAAAACTGCGGCAAGAAATTTGAAAACCCAGTTTCATGGGGTGTTGACCTAAACTCGGAGCACGAGCGCTACCTTGCTGAAGAGCACGTTGGTGGTCCAGTGGTGTTACAAAACTACCCGAAAGACATTAAGTCTTTCTACATGCGTCTAAACGACGACGGCAAAACAGTAGCTGCCATGGATATTTTAGCGCCAGGTATTGGTGAAATTATTGGTGGTAGTGAACGTGAAGAGCGCATTGATGTATTAGATAAGCGTCTTGCTGAAATGAACCTAGATCCAGTTGATTACGGTTGGTATCGCGATTTACGTCGTTACGGTACTGTGCCACACTCTGGTTTTGGTTTAGGTTTTGAACGCCTAGTTGCATACGCAACGGGTATTGGAAACATTCGCGATACCATCCCTTTCCCTCGCGCACCAAAAACAGCTGCTTTCTAA
- the bioA gene encoding adenosylmethionine--8-amino-7-oxononanoate transaminase, whose product MSNKYTDLIEFDKNHIWHPYTSMTDPLPSYFVTQANGVELTIADQKQVIDGMSSWWAVIHGYNHPALNQALVGQSHKMSHVMFGGITHESAIKVSQQLISITPPNLTKVFISDSGSVSVEVAIKMAIQYWHAQNKPEKSKLLTVRNGYHGDTFAAMSVCDPVNGMHSIFEKVLAKNLFAPAPKTRFDQPWDESDSNALKAYFEQYHNEIAAFIIEPVVQGAGGMRIYHPNYLKAAKALCDEYNVLFIADEIATGFGRTGKLFACEWADIEPDILCLGKALTGGYMSLAATLTTDKVANTISQGDAGCFMHGPTFMANPLACSVANASLTLLNQNDWQRQVQNIERILKENLLPLASHERVQDTRVLGAIGVVEAKQAVNVAAIQKHFVDMGVWIRPFGKLIYIMPPYIINQQQLNSLIDAIASALDKEDCFV is encoded by the coding sequence ATGAGCAATAAATACACAGATCTAATCGAGTTTGATAAAAATCACATTTGGCATCCTTATACGTCAATGACAGATCCGCTGCCTTCTTATTTTGTCACACAAGCAAATGGCGTTGAATTAACCATAGCAGATCAAAAACAAGTGATCGATGGTATGTCTTCGTGGTGGGCCGTGATCCACGGGTATAATCATCCTGCACTGAATCAAGCACTTGTTGGACAAAGTCATAAAATGAGCCATGTCATGTTTGGCGGTATCACCCATGAAAGTGCGATCAAGGTGTCACAACAACTGATTTCGATAACACCGCCAAATCTCACCAAAGTATTTATTAGTGATTCAGGCTCGGTATCGGTAGAAGTTGCGATAAAGATGGCCATTCAATATTGGCACGCACAAAATAAACCAGAAAAATCAAAACTGTTAACCGTAAGAAATGGCTATCACGGTGATACTTTCGCTGCGATGTCGGTTTGTGATCCGGTCAATGGTATGCACAGCATTTTTGAAAAGGTCTTAGCGAAAAACCTGTTTGCGCCAGCGCCGAAAACGCGATTTGATCAACCGTGGGATGAATCGGATAGCAATGCATTAAAAGCGTATTTTGAACAGTATCACAATGAGATCGCCGCCTTTATTATCGAGCCGGTTGTTCAAGGTGCAGGAGGTATGCGAATTTACCATCCTAATTATTTAAAAGCGGCTAAAGCACTGTGTGACGAATATAATGTGCTTTTTATTGCTGATGAAATTGCAACGGGTTTTGGACGTACCGGAAAATTATTTGCCTGTGAATGGGCAGATATTGAACCCGATATTTTATGTTTAGGTAAGGCGCTTACTGGTGGTTATATGTCGTTAGCTGCAACCTTAACCACTGATAAAGTCGCTAACACCATCTCTCAAGGCGATGCCGGCTGCTTTATGCATGGCCCAACGTTTATGGCGAACCCTTTGGCCTGTTCGGTGGCTAATGCGTCACTGACATTGCTCAATCAAAATGACTGGCAACGCCAAGTGCAAAATATCGAACGTATTCTTAAAGAAAACTTGCTGCCATTAGCTAGTCACGAACGCGTGCAAGACACCCGAGTGCTAGGCGCCATTGGTGTGGTTGAAGCGAAGCAAGCAGTCAATGTTGCCGCGATTCAAAAGCATTTTGTTGATATGGGCGTGTGGATTCGACCTTTTGGTAAACTTATTTACATCATGCCGCCATATATTATTAACCAACAGCAACTCAACAGTTTAATTGATGCCATTGCCAGTGCACTCGATAAGGAAGACTGCTTCGTTTAG
- the bioB gene encoding biotin synthase BioB, whose protein sequence is MSVLTSQSISSPLNFELGAIRNNWTNDEVQALFDLPFNDLMFYAQMVHRQNFNPNEVQVSTLLSIKTGACPEDCKYCSQSARYKTDIEKERLLEVEKVLEAAKIAKDQGSTRFCMGAAWRNPKARDMPYVKEMVKGVKAMGLETCMTLGMLSKEQADELSEAGLDYYNHNLDTSPEHYNSIITTRTFQDRLDTLENVRNSGMKVCSGGILGLGEKATDRISLLSQLANLPKHPDSVPMNMLVKIEGTPLAEVEDLDHFEFIKNIAVARIMMPKSHVRLSAGREAMNEQMQSLCFLAGANSIFYGCKLLTTGNPEANQDIALFNKLGINTETVDGIESEEQESAQIHAKLVDNQNTDLFYNAE, encoded by the coding sequence ATGTCTGTGTTAACCTCGCAATCAATATCAAGCCCGCTCAATTTTGAACTAGGCGCTATTCGCAATAATTGGACAAATGACGAAGTACAAGCGTTATTTGATTTACCATTTAATGATCTGATGTTTTACGCCCAAATGGTGCATCGCCAAAACTTTAATCCAAATGAAGTACAAGTAAGTACCTTATTATCAATTAAAACGGGTGCTTGCCCTGAAGACTGTAAGTATTGTTCGCAAAGTGCCCGTTATAAAACAGATATCGAGAAAGAACGTTTATTAGAAGTTGAAAAAGTACTTGAAGCGGCAAAAATCGCTAAAGACCAAGGTTCAACGCGTTTTTGTATGGGGGCTGCATGGCGCAATCCCAAAGCGCGCGATATGCCCTATGTAAAAGAAATGGTTAAAGGCGTAAAAGCAATGGGCTTGGAAACATGTATGACGTTAGGCATGTTATCTAAGGAGCAAGCCGATGAATTAAGCGAGGCTGGCCTTGACTATTACAACCATAATTTAGATACCTCTCCTGAGCACTACAACTCGATTATCACCACGAGAACCTTTCAAGATCGTTTAGATACACTTGAAAATGTCCGTAATTCTGGCATGAAAGTTTGTAGTGGTGGCATCTTAGGCTTAGGTGAAAAAGCTACCGACCGCATATCACTCTTAAGCCAACTCGCCAATCTACCGAAACACCCCGATAGTGTGCCCATGAATATGTTGGTTAAAATTGAAGGGACACCGCTTGCAGAGGTTGAAGATCTTGATCATTTTGAGTTTATCAAAAACATTGCCGTTGCGCGTATTATGATGCCAAAGAGCCATGTTCGCTTATCGGCAGGTCGCGAGGCAATGAATGAGCAGATGCAATCACTGTGTTTTCTTGCTGGCGCTAATTCAATATTCTACGGGTGCAAGTTATTAACTACGGGTAATCCAGAAGCAAATCAAGATATTGCCTTATTTAACAAGCTTGGTATTAATACCGAAACGGTTGATGGCATTGAGTCTGAAGAGCAAGAATCTGCGCAAATTCACGCAAAACTTGTCGATAATCAAAATACCGATTTGTTTTATAACGCAGAATAG
- a CDS encoding aminotransferase class I/II-fold pyridoxal phosphate-dependent enzyme, with product MTFSFVKQAIEARKQSSLLRQRHCIEVQEQQYIRVGGKQYINFSSNDYLGLNNHPTINDALYEGAKRFGASSTSSSLITGYSYAHQKLEETICSWLNKERCLLFSSGFAANLGALQALKVNDVALYLDKLSHASLIDGARLSDSAGRSKVSRFKHNDVKHLSQLLAKGEQDKLVVTESIFSMDGDLAPLEKIRALANKHGAKIYLDDAHGIGVLGDQGQGGASLINSDITMATFGKAIATQGAVLACDHTLFDYLVNFSREYIYSTAISPAIAWATIASIELIQQSYWRRDKVKELSHLFKNELDSSIRVLPTDSSIHAIVVGEQDKAMKLSEQLKAQGFWLTAIRPPTVPKGTSRLRVTICQNHNAKDIIRLAREINKAMM from the coding sequence TTGACTTTTAGTTTTGTCAAACAAGCTATTGAAGCGCGCAAGCAATCGAGTTTGTTGCGCCAACGCCACTGTATTGAAGTGCAAGAGCAACAGTACATTCGAGTCGGTGGTAAGCAATACATTAATTTTTCAAGTAACGACTATTTAGGATTAAACAACCATCCGACGATTAATGATGCCTTATATGAAGGCGCTAAGCGTTTCGGCGCTAGCAGTACTAGTTCATCATTGATTACGGGGTATAGTTATGCGCATCAAAAACTCGAAGAAACCATCTGCAGTTGGCTCAACAAAGAGCGCTGCCTGTTGTTTTCATCGGGTTTTGCCGCCAACCTTGGTGCCTTACAAGCTTTAAAAGTTAATGATGTTGCGCTGTATTTGGATAAATTAAGTCATGCTTCACTCATTGACGGTGCAAGGTTAAGTGACAGTGCAGGTCGCTCAAAGGTCTCGCGATTTAAGCACAACGATGTCAAACACTTATCGCAACTACTGGCTAAGGGTGAGCAAGATAAACTCGTGGTCACCGAAAGTATATTTTCAATGGATGGCGATTTAGCGCCGTTGGAGAAGATAAGAGCGCTAGCTAATAAGCATGGCGCTAAGATTTATCTCGATGATGCTCATGGTATTGGTGTACTAGGTGATCAGGGGCAAGGTGGGGCAAGCCTGATAAACTCAGACATCACCATGGCAACTTTTGGTAAAGCTATTGCTACACAAGGTGCAGTTTTGGCTTGTGATCACACATTGTTTGATTATCTCGTCAATTTTTCTCGAGAATATATTTATAGCACCGCGATATCGCCTGCAATTGCTTGGGCGACGATTGCGAGTATTGAATTGATTCAGCAGTCGTATTGGCGACGAGATAAAGTAAAAGAATTAAGTCATTTATTTAAAAATGAACTAGACTCATCTATTCGTGTATTGCCAACGGACTCTTCAATTCATGCAATTGTTGTTGGTGAACAAGATAAAGCGATGAAATTGAGTGAGCAACTCAAAGCGCAGGGTTTTTGGCTAACGGCCATTAGGCCTCCGACCGTACCTAAGGGAACAAGTAGGTTACGCGTTACTATCTGTCAAAACCATAATGCTAAGGATATCATTAGGTTAGCAAGAGAAATAAACAAGGCAATGATGTAG
- the bioC gene encoding malonyl-ACP O-methyltransferase BioC produces MVLKHQQQKIAKNFGSASASYDVSARLQRFSGKHLLPWLPNRHDLTVLDLGCGTGFFSDILANRFKTVIGLDLSKDMLNYAQENRNQDIHLVNANAMSLPFLDNSLDVIYSNLVIQWCQPLTDLLKEIKRVLKPGGLFIVATLVDGTLFELKSAWAQVDDEKHVIDFKSKASLLADIESVDFDVLEVKRQDIALEYESVRHLAHELKGLGANHVPNKHSKGLAGKDKWRKMTQAYQDFQEPSGIYPATYALCSAVLVKLNY; encoded by the coding sequence GTGGTTTTAAAGCATCAACAACAAAAAATAGCAAAAAACTTTGGCTCTGCTTCTGCTTCTTATGATGTTTCAGCGCGTTTACAACGCTTTTCTGGTAAACATCTACTGCCTTGGTTACCCAATCGCCATGATCTGACAGTACTCGATTTAGGCTGTGGTACAGGTTTTTTTTCAGATATATTAGCTAACCGTTTTAAAACAGTCATTGGCTTAGATTTATCAAAAGATATGCTCAATTACGCCCAAGAAAATCGCAACCAAGATATTCATTTGGTCAACGCCAATGCCATGAGTTTACCTTTCCTTGATAACAGTTTAGATGTTATTTACTCGAACTTAGTGATCCAGTGGTGCCAACCGCTTACTGATTTATTAAAAGAAATCAAACGAGTATTAAAGCCTGGCGGCCTGTTTATTGTTGCCACGTTAGTCGATGGAACGTTATTTGAGCTGAAATCTGCATGGGCACAAGTCGACGATGAAAAACATGTGATCGATTTTAAATCCAAAGCCAGTCTACTTGCGGATATTGAGTCTGTTGATTTTGATGTACTCGAGGTAAAGCGACAAGACATTGCCCTTGAATATGAAAGTGTCCGCCATTTAGCGCACGAACTCAAAGGGCTAGGGGCAAACCACGTGCCTAATAAACACAGTAAGGGGCTAGCCGGCAAAGATAAGTGGCGCAAAATGACCCAAGCTTATCAAGATTTTCAAGAGCCATCGGGGATCTACCCAGCAACCTATGCGTTATGTTCAGCAGTTTTAGTGAAATTAAATTATTAA
- the bioD gene encoding dethiobiotin synthase, which produces MKTYFITATDTDAGKTFIGCALTHLFQQQGKTLVFKPISAGCELIDGQLVNEDAKLLGHYAGAKQTITEINPIAFQDPIAPHIAAAKANCQLSAEQVSTYFDQLVKQAPDYLITEGAGGWRLPLGNKQFLSDFAKQTKQQVILVVNMKLGCLNHAQLTYETIKADGLDCVGWVANCIETMPYLAENLAELNQLFDMPCLGVVSHCASIEEAAQQLNIGQLL; this is translated from the coding sequence ATGAAAACCTACTTTATTACCGCAACAGATACCGATGCCGGCAAAACTTTTATTGGCTGCGCGTTAACACACTTGTTCCAGCAACAGGGTAAAACACTCGTGTTTAAGCCAATTTCTGCGGGATGTGAACTAATTGATGGCCAGTTAGTTAACGAGGACGCTAAATTGCTAGGCCATTACGCCGGCGCTAAGCAAACAATTACAGAAATTAACCCTATTGCTTTTCAAGATCCTATTGCACCACATATTGCCGCGGCAAAAGCAAATTGCCAGCTTAGTGCCGAGCAAGTTAGCACTTATTTTGACCAGCTTGTTAAACAAGCGCCTGACTATTTGATCACCGAAGGTGCAGGGGGCTGGCGACTCCCATTAGGCAACAAGCAATTTTTATCTGACTTTGCTAAACAGACGAAACAACAAGTTATTTTAGTCGTCAATATGAAGCTTGGTTGTTTAAACCACGCGCAATTAACGTATGAGACGATCAAAGCTGATGGCCTGGATTGTGTTGGATGGGTGGCAAACTGTATAGAAACTATGCCATATTTAGCTGAAAACTTGGCAGAGTTAAACCAGTTATTTGATATGCCGTGTTTAGGTGTTGTTAGTCATTGTGCAAGCATTGAAGAAGCTGCTCAACAATTAAATATTGGCCAGCTTCTATAA
- the pepE gene encoding dipeptidase PepE, which yields MNLLLLSSSRVEDTPYLAHAKGMISDHLGSIKEVVFIPYAGVTITYDEYTDMVQTALKDQGIKVKGIHQFNDPVTAIEQAAAIAVGGGNTFRLLHQLYENKLVDAIQTKVSSGTPYIGWSAGSNVAGATIRTTNDMPIIEPPSFNALNLVNFQINPHYTDYTPPGHNGETREQRLQEFMVLNPTTHIVGIVEGSAIKMQGDHLKLIGGKEGFLFLNGEKTKIADGYDLTAIN from the coding sequence ATGAATTTATTACTATTAAGTAGTTCACGCGTTGAAGACACCCCTTACCTTGCTCACGCAAAAGGCATGATCAGTGATCATTTAGGAAGCATTAAAGAGGTTGTTTTCATTCCTTATGCTGGTGTGACGATTACCTATGATGAATATACAGACATGGTGCAAACAGCGCTAAAAGATCAGGGCATTAAAGTTAAAGGGATCCATCAATTTAATGATCCTGTTACCGCTATTGAGCAAGCAGCAGCGATTGCGGTAGGTGGTGGTAACACCTTTAGGTTATTACATCAGTTATATGAAAATAAACTAGTCGATGCAATTCAAACTAAAGTAAGTTCAGGCACGCCTTATATTGGTTGGAGTGCCGGCTCTAACGTAGCTGGTGCGACAATTCGAACAACTAACGATATGCCGATTATTGAGCCGCCAAGCTTTAACGCTTTAAATTTAGTGAACTTTCAAATTAACCCGCATTACACCGATTACACACCACCTGGCCACAATGGTGAAACACGCGAGCAACGCCTGCAAGAGTTTATGGTGTTAAATCCAACTACCCATATTGTCGGTATTGTTGAAGGTAGTGCGATCAAAATGCAAGGTGACCACCTTAAACTGATTGGTGGCAAAGAAGGTTTCTTGTTTTTAAATGGTGAGAAAACCAAAATTGCTGACGGTTACGATTTAACCGCCATTAATTAA
- a CDS encoding type II toxin-antitoxin system HicB family antitoxin has product MNYPFCFLPTVDNDTMLVSVPDLPGCQISAKNFEEGFEKIKIAIGDHLSILAEYGEAIPHSTDFIELQHKFAQKNVLLWGMHQVDITPYLGKSQKINVTLPELLIRKIDDRVGNSGEYPSRSGFIAQACIKELNQ; this is encoded by the coding sequence ATGAATTACCCTTTTTGCTTTTTACCGACCGTAGATAACGACACCATGTTGGTGAGTGTGCCTGACCTACCGGGATGTCAAATTAGTGCCAAAAATTTTGAAGAAGGTTTTGAGAAAATAAAAATTGCGATTGGCGATCATCTTTCGATTCTTGCCGAATATGGTGAAGCCATTCCCCACTCAACCGACTTTATCGAACTACAACATAAATTTGCTCAAAAAAACGTTTTGCTATGGGGGATGCACCAAGTTGATATCACGCCCTATTTAGGTAAGAGTCAAAAGATTAACGTGACATTACCTGAGTTATTAATTAGAAAAATTGATGATCGGGTTGGCAATTCAGGCGAATATCCTTCGCGATCAGGGTTTATTGCACAAGCGTGTATAAAGGAGCTCAATCAATAA
- the pyk gene encoding pyruvate kinase produces MLRRTKIVATLGPATDDRETLKKVLAAGVNVVRLNFSHGAPEDHIQRANLVREISKELGIYVGILGDLQGPKIRVSTFKDNQKIKLAVGDNFELDALLPKGEGNQEKVGIDYKALPQDVSAGDILLLDDGRVQLKVLSTTDTSVMTEVTVGGPLSNNKGINRKGGGLSAAALTEKDKADIKLAAQIQTDFLAVSFPRDAADMREARLLAQEAGCDARLVAKVERAEAVADDATLDGIILASDAVMVARGDLGVEIGDAELVGKQKHMIARARQLNRVVITATQMMESMITSPMPTRAEVMDVANAVLDGTDAVMLSAETAAGDYPVETVVAMANVCVGAEKHRSVNISKHRVDLTFSEVSETIALSAMYAANHLDGVKAIIALTESGQTSKIMSRITSGLPIYSLSRHAKTLTKTAIYRGVYPVEFDSTDCSNDSLANEVLKTLVAAGHLKLGDKVIFTHGDMMETVGATNTLKVLKVAKSHH; encoded by the coding sequence ATGCTAAGAAGAACTAAAATTGTTGCCACGCTTGGTCCAGCAACCGATGACAGAGAAACCCTAAAAAAAGTCCTAGCAGCAGGTGTTAACGTTGTTCGCCTTAACTTTTCTCATGGCGCACCAGAAGATCATATTCAACGCGCTAATTTAGTCCGCGAGATTTCAAAAGAATTAGGCATTTACGTTGGTATTTTAGGCGATTTACAAGGTCCTAAGATCCGCGTATCAACGTTTAAAGACAACCAGAAAATTAAACTCGCCGTTGGTGACAACTTTGAGTTAGACGCCCTACTACCCAAAGGTGAAGGTAACCAAGAAAAAGTCGGTATTGATTATAAAGCATTACCGCAAGACGTTTCTGCCGGTGATATTCTGTTGTTAGATGACGGTCGTGTGCAATTAAAGGTGTTATCAACCACAGACACGTCAGTGATGACCGAAGTAACCGTAGGTGGCCCCCTTTCTAACAATAAAGGCATTAATCGCAAAGGCGGTGGCTTGTCAGCAGCGGCTCTTACAGAAAAAGATAAAGCAGACATTAAACTCGCTGCACAAATTCAAACTGATTTCTTAGCAGTATCTTTTCCGCGTGATGCAGCGGATATGCGTGAAGCCCGTCTTTTAGCCCAGGAAGCTGGGTGTGACGCTCGTCTTGTTGCCAAAGTTGAACGTGCAGAAGCGGTTGCCGATGACGCAACGTTAGACGGCATAATCTTGGCCTCTGATGCCGTGATGGTCGCTCGTGGTGATTTGGGTGTTGAAATTGGTGATGCTGAACTTGTTGGTAAGCAAAAACATATGATTGCTCGCGCACGCCAATTAAATCGCGTAGTGATCACGGCAACACAAATGATGGAATCTATGATCACTAGCCCAATGCCAACACGAGCAGAAGTCATGGACGTTGCTAACGCGGTATTAGATGGTACAGATGCGGTCATGTTAAGTGCAGAAACCGCTGCTGGCGATTATCCAGTCGAAACAGTTGTGGCAATGGCTAACGTTTGTGTTGGTGCCGAAAAACACCGCTCAGTCAATATTTCAAAACACCGCGTGGATTTAACCTTTTCTGAGGTCTCTGAAACCATCGCCTTATCAGCAATGTACGCTGCTAACCATTTAGATGGCGTTAAGGCAATCATCGCGTTAACCGAATCAGGCCAAACGAGTAAGATTATGTCGCGTATCACCTCTGGGTTACCGATTTACTCTTTGTCACGCCACGCAAAAACACTGACTAAAACAGCAATCTACCGAGGTGTTTACCCAGTTGAGTTTGATTCAACCGATTGCTCGAATGACAGCTTAGCTAATGAAGTATTAAAAACACTTGTTGCAGCTGGTCACTTAAAGCTAGGTGACAAAGTGATTTTCACGCACGGTGACATGATGGAAACAGTTGGTGCTACTAATACGTTAAAAGTATTAAAAGTTGCTAAGAGTCACCACTAA
- a CDS encoding MurR/RpiR family transcriptional regulator, with product MNILEKIANELDTFSKSERKVAEVILASPSTVIHASIAALAKQANISEPTVNRFCRRLDTKGYPDFKLHLAQSLANGTPYVNRHVDENDSADEYTAKIFESTMANLEMARKSLDSSMINRAVDLLTQANKISFFGLGASAVVAHDAQNKFFRFNVPVVYFDDILMQRMSAINSRQGDVVVLISHTGRTKSLVEVASLAKENDATVIGITTEGTPLAKECSIVLSMDVAEDTDLYMPMSSRIAQLTLVDILATGFTLRRGTKFRDNLKKVKDSLRSSRFDRKE from the coding sequence ATGAATATATTAGAAAAGATCGCTAACGAGCTCGATACATTCAGCAAATCTGAACGCAAAGTAGCCGAAGTGATCCTCGCTTCACCAAGTACAGTTATACATGCAAGTATAGCTGCCCTCGCTAAACAGGCTAATATTAGTGAGCCAACGGTTAACCGGTTTTGTCGTCGATTAGACACTAAAGGCTACCCTGATTTTAAACTCCATTTAGCTCAAAGTTTGGCTAACGGTACACCCTATGTAAACCGTCACGTTGATGAAAATGATAGTGCCGATGAATACACCGCAAAAATCTTTGAGTCGACGATGGCCAATCTTGAAATGGCGCGTAAAAGTTTAGATTCATCGATGATCAATCGCGCTGTCGATTTATTAACACAAGCGAACAAAATCTCATTCTTTGGTTTAGGTGCAAGTGCTGTTGTTGCTCACGACGCGCAAAACAAATTCTTTCGCTTTAACGTTCCGGTCGTTTATTTTGACGACATACTGATGCAACGGATGAGTGCAATTAATTCCAGACAAGGTGATGTTGTTGTCCTCATCTCACATACGGGTAGAACTAAGTCGTTAGTTGAAGTGGCAAGTCTCGCAAAAGAAAATGACGCGACAGTTATCGGTATTACAACTGAAGGAACGCCGTTGGCAAAAGAATGTTCAATTGTATTGTCGATGGATGTTGCTGAAGATACTGATTTGTATATGCCGATGTCTTCGCGAATAGCCCAGCTTACCCTAGTCGATATTCTCGCTACGGGTTTCACATTGCGCAGAGGCACTAAATTTAGAGATAACCTTAAGAAAGTAAAAGACAGTCTGCGCAGTTCTCGATTTGACCGCAAAGAATAG